From the genome of Bactrocera oleae isolate idBacOlea1 chromosome 2, idBacOlea1, whole genome shotgun sequence, one region includes:
- the TFAM gene encoding transcription factor A, mitochondrial isoform X1 yields MLLTAPLLSKSTFFGSLVNKCRQVIKKQPSKSSNINDRQTNNLNDLQSSNSFTATYISISSTDRPAAIANFSVSTNVATSARTLEEKLGLPPRPRKPLTPYFRYMQEQRPKILAENPKYSTTDVVRVLSKRWNDADAALKKRLQDDYKREQQQFVEIRAKYEANMTDEQRTELKQLKQDIQDAKDRRMMRKRIKELGRPKKPASAFLRFLVQERTNTPQTPKQTYREWHQKCTEKWSRLSDKEKEVFLIESRKDMELYKKEIALWEEKMVRLGNIDVVRHGNLIDPPEPKPKGVKPIA; encoded by the exons ATGCTGCTCACGGCCCCACTCCTATCGAAGTCTACCTTTTTTGGGTCTTTGGTCAATAAATGCAGGCAAGTGATTAAAAAACAACCGTCCAAGTCTTCCAACATTAATGACAGACAAACGAACAACCTTAACGATTTACAATCATCAAATTCTTTCACTGCCACATACATCTCCATCTCCTCTACCGACAGACCAGCGGCCATTGCCAACTTCAGTGTATCCACAAATGTCGCAACATCTGCACGCACACTTGAAGAGAAACTTGGTTTACCACCACGTCCAAGAAAACCACTCACACCTTATTTTCGCTACATGCAGGAGCAACGTCCAAAGATACTTGCGGAAAATCCCAAATATAGCACAACCGACGTAGTGCGCGTGTTATCAAAACGTTGGAATGATGCAGATGCCGCATTGAAAAAACGCCTGCAGGACGACTACAAGCGTGAACAACAACAGTTTGTGGAAATTCGTGCCAAATATGAGGCAAACATGACTGATGAACAACGTACCGAACTGAAACAGCTTAAGCAAGATATACAAGACGCTAAAGACCGCAGAATGATGCGAAAGCGTATTAAAGAACTCGGACGTCCCAAAAAACCTGCTTCTGCCTTCTTACGCTTCCTCGTACAAGAACGTACAAATACGCCACAAACGCCTAAACAAACATATCGTGAATGGCATCAGAAGTGCACAGAAAAATGGTCGCGCCTCTCAGACAAGGAGAAAGAAGTGTTCTTAATAGAATCCCGCAAAGACATGGAACTGTACAA AAAAGAGATTGCGCTTTGGGAAGAGAAAATGGTGCGTCTGGGAAATATTGATGTTGTGCGTCATGGCAATTTGATTGATCCACCAGAACCTAAACCGAAGGGAGTCAAACCAATCGCCTAG
- the EloB gene encoding elongin-B: MDVFLMIRRHKTTIFTDAKENTSVAELKRMIEGILKVRPHDQKLYNQDNEVMEDENTLQDYGIQMSTAKAQAPAQLGLALRDEHGEFEPLEITPYSSPPDLPEVMKNQEAANGQEQVA; encoded by the exons ATG GATGTGTTCCTTATGATTCGAAGACATAAAACCACAATTTTCACAGATGCAAAAGAGAATACAAGCGTCGCGGAACTGAAGCGGATGATTGAAG GCATCTTAAAGGTGCGTCCCCATGACCAGAAGCTATATAATCAGGATAATGAGGTGATGGAGGACGAGAACACCTTGCAGGATTATGGCATACAGATGTCAACGGCAAAGGCGCAAGCTCCGGCACAGTTAGGACTAGCATTAAG AGACGAACATGGCGAATTCGAGCCTCTCGAAATAACGCCATATTCATCACCACCAGATCTACCTGAAGTTATGAAGAATCAAGAGGCAGCTAACGGTCAAGAGCAAGTTGCATAA
- the LOC106621676 gene encoding esterase GA18864 isoform X2 encodes MSNSTSAASSSTSTVAKQKQQPSEIKDKVRVLCLHGYRQNGDALKNKLGSFRKFAGKYAEFVFLTAPHQVILPETGSDQAAEQRSWWANKDDGTFKGTNKGGPAFGFQESLGFVEEAWDKQGPFQGLLGFSQGACFVGLLCGLAKKKLTSIRPDFAILSSGFLSGSLAHKSAYEEIITIPTLHIYGLSDDIIPKEMSQDLARHFKNAEILEHPGGHYFPATAAQKQTYINFFQDRLQEYLENLELQQASNVTFLETADKQTAVDSSDSNDSD; translated from the exons atgtCTAACAGCACATCTGCAGCTAGCAGCTCCACATCTACagttgcaaaacaaaaacaacaaccgtCGGAAATTAAAGACAAAGTGAGAGTACTATGTCTACACGGTTATCGCCAGAATGGTGATGCACTCAAAAATAAATTGGGTTCTTTTCGGAAATTTGCTGGAAAATATGCTGAGTTTGTTTTTCTCACAGCACCGCATCAAGTAATACTACCCGAAACTGGTAGTGATCAAGCAGCTGAACAGCGCAGTTGGTGGGCAAATAAAGATGATGGTACCTTTAAAGGTACAAATAAAGGCGGACCGGCATTTGGTTTTCAAGAAAGCCTAGGTTTCGTTGAAGAAGCGTGGGATAAACAGGGGCCATTTCAAGGTTTATTAGGCTTCTCCCAAGGTGCTTGTTTCGTCGGTTTGCTTTGTGGTTTAGCGAAAAAGAAAT TGACTTCCATACGTCCCGATTTTGCTATATTATCATCCGGAtttctttctggcagtttggcGCACAAAAGCGCATATGAAGAAATTATTACCATACCTACGCTACATATATACGGACTTAGCGATGATATCATACCAAAAGAGATGAGTCAAGATTTGGCGAGACATTTTAAAAATGCTGAAATATTAGAACATCCAGGCGGGCATTATTTCCCAGCTACTGCGGCGCAAAAGCAAACATATATAAACTTCTTCCAAGATCGACTACAAGAATACTTAGAAAATTTAGAATTGCAGCAAGCAAGCAACGTTACATTTCTTGAAACGGCGGATAAACAGACTGCTGTTGATAGCAGTGACAGTAACGACTCTGACTAG
- the LOC106621676 gene encoding esterase CG5412 isoform X1: MRCKFCICYNYTDAEHTTELSITNASMSTSAASSSTSTVAKQKQQPSEIKDKVRVLCLHGYRQNGDALKNKLGSFRKFAGKYAEFVFLTAPHQVILPETGSDQAAEQRSWWANKDDGTFKGTNKGGPAFGFQESLGFVEEAWDKQGPFQGLLGFSQGACFVGLLCGLAKKKLTSIRPDFAILSSGFLSGSLAHKSAYEEIITIPTLHIYGLSDDIIPKEMSQDLARHFKNAEILEHPGGHYFPATAAQKQTYINFFQDRLQEYLENLELQQASNVTFLETADKQTAVDSSDSNDSD, encoded by the exons atgagatgtaaattttgtatttgttataattATACCGACGCTGAACACACCACCGAATTGTCAATAACAAATGCCAGCATGAG CACATCTGCAGCTAGCAGCTCCACATCTACagttgcaaaacaaaaacaacaaccgtCGGAAATTAAAGACAAAGTGAGAGTACTATGTCTACACGGTTATCGCCAGAATGGTGATGCACTCAAAAATAAATTGGGTTCTTTTCGGAAATTTGCTGGAAAATATGCTGAGTTTGTTTTTCTCACAGCACCGCATCAAGTAATACTACCCGAAACTGGTAGTGATCAAGCAGCTGAACAGCGCAGTTGGTGGGCAAATAAAGATGATGGTACCTTTAAAGGTACAAATAAAGGCGGACCGGCATTTGGTTTTCAAGAAAGCCTAGGTTTCGTTGAAGAAGCGTGGGATAAACAGGGGCCATTTCAAGGTTTATTAGGCTTCTCCCAAGGTGCTTGTTTCGTCGGTTTGCTTTGTGGTTTAGCGAAAAAGAAAT TGACTTCCATACGTCCCGATTTTGCTATATTATCATCCGGAtttctttctggcagtttggcGCACAAAAGCGCATATGAAGAAATTATTACCATACCTACGCTACATATATACGGACTTAGCGATGATATCATACCAAAAGAGATGAGTCAAGATTTGGCGAGACATTTTAAAAATGCTGAAATATTAGAACATCCAGGCGGGCATTATTTCCCAGCTACTGCGGCGCAAAAGCAAACATATATAAACTTCTTCCAAGATCGACTACAAGAATACTTAGAAAATTTAGAATTGCAGCAAGCAAGCAACGTTACATTTCTTGAAACGGCGGATAAACAGACTGCTGTTGATAGCAGTGACAGTAACGACTCTGACTAG
- the TFAM gene encoding transcription factor A, mitochondrial isoform X2 — MLLTAPLLSKSTFFGSLVNKCRPAAIANFSVSTNVATSARTLEEKLGLPPRPRKPLTPYFRYMQEQRPKILAENPKYSTTDVVRVLSKRWNDADAALKKRLQDDYKREQQQFVEIRAKYEANMTDEQRTELKQLKQDIQDAKDRRMMRKRIKELGRPKKPASAFLRFLVQERTNTPQTPKQTYREWHQKCTEKWSRLSDKEKEVFLIESRKDMELYKKEIALWEEKMVRLGNIDVVRHGNLIDPPEPKPKGVKPIA, encoded by the exons ATGCTGCTCACGGCCCCACTCCTATCGAAGTCTACCTTTTTTGGGTCTTTGGTCAATAAATGCAG ACCAGCGGCCATTGCCAACTTCAGTGTATCCACAAATGTCGCAACATCTGCACGCACACTTGAAGAGAAACTTGGTTTACCACCACGTCCAAGAAAACCACTCACACCTTATTTTCGCTACATGCAGGAGCAACGTCCAAAGATACTTGCGGAAAATCCCAAATATAGCACAACCGACGTAGTGCGCGTGTTATCAAAACGTTGGAATGATGCAGATGCCGCATTGAAAAAACGCCTGCAGGACGACTACAAGCGTGAACAACAACAGTTTGTGGAAATTCGTGCCAAATATGAGGCAAACATGACTGATGAACAACGTACCGAACTGAAACAGCTTAAGCAAGATATACAAGACGCTAAAGACCGCAGAATGATGCGAAAGCGTATTAAAGAACTCGGACGTCCCAAAAAACCTGCTTCTGCCTTCTTACGCTTCCTCGTACAAGAACGTACAAATACGCCACAAACGCCTAAACAAACATATCGTGAATGGCATCAGAAGTGCACAGAAAAATGGTCGCGCCTCTCAGACAAGGAGAAAGAAGTGTTCTTAATAGAATCCCGCAAAGACATGGAACTGTACAA AAAAGAGATTGCGCTTTGGGAAGAGAAAATGGTGCGTCTGGGAAATATTGATGTTGTGCGTCATGGCAATTTGATTGATCCACCAGAACCTAAACCGAAGGGAGTCAAACCAATCGCCTAG